A genomic segment from Microbacterium sp. SORGH_AS_0428 encodes:
- the pntB gene encoding Re/Si-specific NAD(P)(+) transhydrogenase subunit beta, giving the protein MTANAVANAAYLVAAILFILSLAGLSRHETARAGAASGIAGMAIALVATVVAAATGAFASGAAALGLPLLVAAVAVGAAIGLWRARSVEMTGMPELIALLHSFVGLAAVLVGWNGHLHDGGLTGALRDIHHGEVFVGVFIGGVTFTGSLVAYLKLSGRMPSKPLTLPGRNALNLGALVVFAALTLWYVLTPTLGLLIAVTVLALALGWHLVASIGGGDMPVVVSMLNSYSGWAAAAAGFLLDNDLLIITGALVGSSGAYLSFLMCKAMNRSLLAVIAGGFGAPAASGQASEAGEHGETDAESVAEMLADADSVVIVPGYGMAVAQAQYPVAELVERLRAKEIEVRFGIHPVAGRLPGHMNVLLAEAKVPYDIVLEMDEINDDLAQTSVVLVIGANDTVNPSAAEDPSSPIAGMPVVRVWEARQVVVFKRSMASGYAGVENPLFFRENTQMLFGDAKQRVEDILRAL; this is encoded by the coding sequence ATGACCGCGAACGCCGTCGCTAACGCCGCCTACCTGGTCGCGGCGATCCTCTTCATCCTGAGTCTCGCGGGACTCAGCCGTCACGAGACGGCGCGCGCCGGCGCCGCATCGGGCATCGCGGGCATGGCCATCGCGCTGGTGGCGACGGTCGTCGCGGCCGCCACCGGCGCCTTCGCGTCCGGTGCCGCCGCCCTCGGTCTCCCGCTGCTGGTCGCCGCGGTCGCCGTGGGAGCCGCGATCGGACTCTGGCGCGCCCGCTCGGTCGAGATGACCGGCATGCCGGAGCTCATCGCACTGCTGCACAGCTTCGTGGGGCTTGCGGCCGTGCTCGTGGGCTGGAATGGGCACCTGCACGACGGCGGGCTCACAGGAGCGCTCCGCGACATCCACCACGGCGAGGTCTTCGTCGGGGTGTTCATCGGCGGCGTCACCTTCACCGGCTCCCTCGTCGCGTACCTCAAGCTCTCGGGTCGGATGCCGTCCAAGCCGCTGACTCTGCCGGGGCGCAACGCGCTCAACCTCGGCGCGCTGGTCGTGTTCGCCGCGCTCACGCTCTGGTACGTCCTCACACCGACGCTGGGGCTGCTGATCGCGGTGACCGTGCTTGCGCTGGCACTCGGCTGGCACCTCGTCGCCTCCATCGGCGGCGGCGACATGCCGGTCGTCGTCTCGATGCTCAACAGCTACTCCGGCTGGGCCGCGGCCGCCGCGGGGTTCCTCCTCGACAACGACCTGCTGATCATCACCGGTGCTCTCGTCGGCTCCTCCGGCGCGTACCTCTCCTTCCTCATGTGCAAGGCGATGAACCGTTCACTGCTGGCCGTCATCGCGGGCGGTTTCGGTGCCCCGGCCGCATCCGGGCAGGCGTCGGAGGCCGGCGAGCACGGGGAGACGGATGCGGAGTCGGTGGCGGAGATGCTGGCCGACGCCGACAGCGTCGTGATCGTGCCGGGCTACGGCATGGCCGTCGCTCAGGCGCAGTACCCGGTCGCGGAGCTCGTCGAACGGCTGCGGGCGAAGGAGATCGAGGTGCGCTTCGGCATCCATCCCGTCGCCGGACGCCTGCCCGGACACATGAACGTGCTCCTCGCGGAGGCGAAGGTGCCCTACGACATCGTGCTGGAGATGGACGAGATCAACGACGACCTGGCGCAGACCTCGGTCGTGCTGGTGATCGGCGCCAACGACACCGTGAACCCCTCCGCGGCCGAGGACCCCTCGAGCCCCATCGCGGGGATGCCGGTCGTCCGAGTCTGGGAGGCGCGCCAGGTCGTCGTCTTCAAACGCTCGATGGCGTCCGGCTACGCGGGCGTCGAGAACCCGCTGTTCTTCCGCGAGAACACGCAGATGCTGTTCGGCGACGCGAAGCAGCGCGTGGAGGACATCCTCCGGGCGCTCTGA
- a CDS encoding UvrD-helicase domain-containing protein — MTDASTPLIIGGDGARPAGDSARPDADLLVGLNGPQREAVIYRGPALLIVAGAGSGKTRVLTHRIASLLRSREAWPSQILAITFTNKAAGEMRERVEQLVGDSARGMWISTFHSACVRILRREAQQFGFTSSFTIYDSGDSRALIKRLVKEHEADAFGLTPAAVQSRISKLKNELQDAEGYARQANMSDPAERVFVEVFGDYQRALRRANAFDFDDLIAQTVFLFRAFPQVADTYRRRFRHILVDEYQDTNHAQYSLIRELTRPVSGEGESYSAGGMMIFEPDKAPEVEAASLTVVGDSDQSIYAFRGADIRNISEFERDFPGAKVVLLEQNYRSTQNILSAANAVIRNNFDRQDKKLWTDVGAGELIVGFTGYSQHDEAQFVADEIEKIHRAGTAYSDIAVFYRTNSQSRALEEIFIRSALPYKIMGGTKFYERAEIKDALAYLIAVANPADEMAVRRILNKPRRGIGDVTETAIARFAEDNQITFREALASPEALGVGPKIQAAITQLDRVLTEATALLLPEGQDAPPTAVAEALSLLLSKSGYSDALRASRDPQDEARLENLDEFVAVAREFARNNPQGTISDFLTEVALVADADDLDDASGSVSLMTLHTAKGLEFDAVFLTGVEEDLIPHRISANEPGGPAEERRLFYVGVTRARKLLHLTLAMTRAQFGEVTVAMPSRFLQEIPAELIDWRQSPGDVNSRGGAQSRALNARRPGGWGSRRDDNPPLLPKSTSLERFANKIPAKVRDNSDLELAAGDRIRHEDFGEGRIDAVTGEGAKRIAHVRFDSAGAKKLLIKIAPIEKI; from the coding sequence ATGACCGACGCCTCCACGCCCCTCATCATCGGCGGTGACGGCGCTCGCCCCGCCGGCGATTCCGCACGTCCCGACGCCGACCTCCTCGTCGGCCTCAACGGCCCGCAGCGGGAGGCCGTGATCTATCGCGGGCCGGCGCTGCTCATCGTCGCCGGCGCAGGCTCCGGCAAGACCCGCGTGCTCACCCACCGCATCGCCTCGCTGCTGCGCTCGCGCGAGGCGTGGCCGAGCCAGATCCTCGCCATCACCTTCACGAACAAGGCGGCGGGGGAGATGCGCGAGCGCGTCGAGCAGCTCGTGGGCGACAGCGCTCGCGGCATGTGGATCTCGACCTTCCACTCCGCCTGCGTCCGCATCCTCCGCCGCGAGGCGCAGCAGTTCGGGTTCACGAGCTCGTTCACGATCTACGACTCCGGCGACTCGCGAGCGCTCATCAAACGGCTCGTCAAGGAACACGAGGCCGACGCGTTCGGTCTCACCCCCGCAGCTGTCCAGAGCCGTATCTCCAAGCTCAAGAACGAGCTGCAGGATGCGGAGGGCTACGCGCGCCAGGCGAACATGAGCGACCCCGCCGAGCGGGTGTTCGTCGAGGTCTTCGGCGACTATCAGCGTGCGCTCCGCCGGGCCAACGCGTTCGACTTCGACGACCTCATCGCGCAGACGGTCTTCCTCTTCCGTGCGTTCCCCCAGGTGGCCGACACGTACCGTCGCCGATTCCGCCACATCCTCGTCGACGAGTACCAGGACACCAACCACGCCCAGTACTCGCTCATCCGGGAACTCACCCGCCCGGTCTCGGGCGAGGGCGAATCGTATTCCGCGGGCGGCATGATGATCTTCGAGCCCGACAAGGCGCCCGAGGTGGAAGCAGCCTCCCTCACCGTCGTGGGCGACTCCGACCAGTCGATCTACGCCTTCCGCGGCGCCGACATCCGCAACATCAGCGAGTTCGAGCGCGACTTCCCGGGTGCGAAGGTCGTTTTGCTCGAGCAGAACTACCGCTCGACCCAGAACATCCTCTCGGCGGCCAACGCGGTCATCCGCAACAACTTCGACCGGCAGGACAAGAAGCTCTGGACGGATGTGGGGGCGGGCGAGCTCATCGTCGGCTTCACCGGCTACTCGCAGCACGACGAGGCCCAGTTCGTCGCCGACGAGATCGAGAAGATCCACCGCGCCGGCACGGCGTACTCCGACATCGCCGTCTTCTACCGCACCAACTCGCAGTCCCGTGCGCTGGAGGAGATCTTCATCCGCTCGGCTCTGCCCTACAAGATCATGGGCGGTACGAAGTTCTACGAGCGTGCCGAGATCAAGGACGCGCTCGCCTACCTCATCGCCGTGGCCAACCCCGCCGACGAGATGGCGGTGCGACGCATCCTGAACAAGCCGCGTCGCGGCATCGGCGACGTCACGGAGACGGCCATCGCGCGCTTCGCGGAGGACAACCAGATCACGTTCCGCGAGGCGCTCGCCTCGCCGGAGGCGCTGGGCGTCGGGCCCAAGATCCAGGCGGCGATCACCCAGCTCGACCGGGTGCTCACCGAGGCGACGGCGCTGCTGCTGCCCGAGGGGCAGGATGCGCCGCCCACGGCGGTCGCCGAGGCGCTCTCGCTGCTGCTGAGCAAGAGCGGATACTCCGACGCGCTGCGTGCCAGCCGCGACCCGCAGGACGAGGCCCGCCTCGAGAACCTCGACGAGTTCGTCGCCGTGGCGCGCGAGTTCGCCCGCAACAACCCGCAGGGCACCATCAGCGACTTCCTCACCGAGGTCGCGCTCGTCGCCGACGCGGACGACCTCGACGACGCGTCCGGCTCCGTGTCACTCATGACGCTGCACACCGCGAAGGGACTCGAGTTCGACGCCGTCTTCCTCACGGGCGTCGAAGAAGACCTGATCCCGCACCGTATCTCGGCCAACGAGCCCGGCGGGCCCGCCGAAGAGCGCCGCCTCTTCTACGTGGGCGTCACCCGCGCGCGCAAGCTCCTGCACCTCACGCTCGCGATGACCCGCGCGCAGTTCGGCGAGGTCACGGTCGCGATGCCGAGCCGGTTCCTGCAGGAGATCCCGGCCGAGCTCATCGACTGGCGCCAGTCGCCCGGCGACGTCAACTCCCGCGGCGGCGCGCAATCGCGCGCCCTCAACGCCCGTCGGCCCGGTGGGTGGGGTTCGCGTCGCGACGACAATCCGCCGCTGCTGCCCAAGTCGACCTCGCTCGAGCGGTTCGCGAACAAGATCCCCGCCAAGGTGCGCGACAACAGCGACCTCGAGCTGGCGGCGGGCGACCGCATCCGTCACGAGGACTTCGGCGAAGGACGCATCGACGCGGTGACGGGCGAGGGCGCCAAGCGCATCGCGCATGTGCGCTTCGACAGTGCCGGAGCCAAGAAGCTGCTGATCAAGATCGCGCCGATCGAGAAGATCTGA
- a CDS encoding Re/Si-specific NAD(P)(+) transhydrogenase subunit alpha, translating to MTRIGIVSEGDGENRVAATPQTVGKLIALGYEVVVEADAGARAAFPDTSYRDAGAAIGDPLEAWGADIVLGVDAPSTDEIARLREGAMLITQLAPALNPDLVDRLAAQGVTALAMDAIPRISRAQSMDVLSSMANISGYRAVVEAANEFGRFFTGQVTAAGKVPPAKVLVAGAGVAGLAAIGTASSLGAIVRATDPRPEVADQVRSIGGEYLPVTVTSHSVSSDGYARATSEEYDRAAARLYSAQTAEVDIVITTALIPGRAAPRLITAEDVARMRPGSVIVDMAAGHGGNVEGSVADQRVVTENGVVILGYTDLAGRLPAQSSQLYGTNVLNLLRLLTPGKDGLLVLDMDDVVQRSVTVAAGGEVLWPPPPVAVSAAPVASPAPAASVAEPPPPRRGRKLLLLVLAALALFAVVTFAPAPLPQHMTVLALSIVVGYYVIGKVHHALHTPLMSVTNAISGIIVVGAITQLTVPEPIVQILAAVAVLLASINVFGGFAVTRRMLAMFSKGQSR from the coding sequence ATGACCCGCATCGGCATCGTCTCGGAGGGCGACGGTGAGAACCGCGTCGCGGCGACGCCGCAAACCGTCGGCAAGCTGATCGCTCTCGGCTACGAGGTCGTCGTCGAAGCGGATGCCGGCGCGCGCGCGGCCTTTCCCGACACGTCCTACCGCGATGCAGGGGCGGCGATCGGAGACCCGCTCGAAGCGTGGGGTGCGGACATCGTGCTCGGTGTGGACGCTCCGAGCACGGACGAGATCGCGCGGCTGCGTGAGGGTGCGATGCTCATCACCCAGCTCGCTCCCGCCCTGAACCCCGACCTGGTGGACCGGCTGGCGGCGCAGGGCGTGACGGCGCTCGCGATGGATGCGATCCCCCGCATCTCGCGCGCCCAGTCGATGGACGTCCTCAGCTCCATGGCCAACATCTCCGGCTACCGAGCCGTGGTCGAGGCGGCGAACGAGTTCGGTCGTTTCTTCACCGGTCAGGTGACGGCCGCCGGCAAGGTGCCGCCGGCCAAAGTCCTCGTCGCCGGGGCGGGCGTCGCCGGCCTCGCCGCCATCGGCACCGCATCCAGCCTCGGAGCGATCGTGCGCGCGACCGACCCGCGCCCGGAGGTCGCCGATCAGGTGCGCTCCATCGGCGGCGAGTACCTCCCGGTGACGGTGACCTCACACTCCGTCTCGAGCGACGGCTATGCGCGCGCGACGAGCGAGGAGTACGACCGTGCCGCCGCCCGGCTGTACAGCGCACAGACGGCCGAGGTCGACATCGTGATCACCACGGCGCTCATCCCCGGGCGCGCCGCGCCGCGGCTGATCACGGCCGAGGATGTCGCGCGGATGCGACCCGGCAGCGTGATCGTCGACATGGCGGCAGGGCACGGCGGCAATGTCGAGGGCTCGGTCGCCGACCAGCGCGTCGTGACCGAGAACGGCGTCGTCATCCTCGGCTACACCGACCTCGCCGGGCGCCTGCCCGCGCAGTCCTCGCAGCTGTACGGCACGAACGTGCTCAACCTGCTGCGTCTGCTCACACCAGGCAAGGACGGCCTGCTCGTCCTGGATATGGATGACGTCGTGCAGCGTTCCGTGACGGTCGCTGCGGGAGGCGAGGTGCTCTGGCCGCCGCCGCCCGTCGCCGTGTCCGCTGCGCCCGTCGCCTCGCCGGCGCCGGCTGCATCCGTCGCCGAACCGCCGCCACCGCGGCGCGGGCGGAAGCTCCTGCTGCTCGTGCTGGCCGCCCTCGCTCTGTTCGCCGTCGTGACCTTCGCCCCGGCGCCGCTGCCGCAGCACATGACGGTGCTCGCGCTGTCGATCGTCGTGGGCTACTACGTGATCGGCAAGGTGCACCACGCTCTGCACACCCCGCTCATGAGTGTGACGAACGCGATCTCGGGGATCATCGTGGTCGGCGCGATCACGCAGCTCACGGTGCCGGAGCCGATCGTGCAGATCCTCGCCGCCGTCGCGGTGCTGCTGGCCAGCATCAACGTCTTCGGAGGCTTCGCGGTCACCCGTCGCATGCTCGCGATGTTCTCGAAGGGGCAGAGCCGATGA
- a CDS encoding AI-2E family transporter, with amino-acid sequence MGLFRRAPQEVTFTSREVELTAHRAPWSLWGDAFGRLAIRGLQIIVIVAIVAGAIWGIRQVTVVVIPLILALIFASAFAPVMTWMRRRGVPSILATLLTLLTVVVLLTGLGWIIVWAVRDQWDDLSSQAQGGFQQLLDWVNTLPFAPTSAQIDEWMGQLGDFVTSAQFGSGALAGVSAVASFVTGLVLMVVILFFFLKDGPRMWEFLLRPFHGTSYVRARRIGDKSVQVLGSYVRGTAAVAFVDAVGILIGLLILQVPLAIPLAVLVFLLAFIPIVGAVTAGALAALVALVANGPVIALIVVGVVIAVNQLEGNFLQPVLMGRSMKLHSFVVLVVLAGGTAIGGILGTLLAVPLTAVVWGIVQVWDGPDTPAKWARPKKREHRVAAGDATA; translated from the coding sequence ATGGGACTGTTCCGCCGCGCACCGCAGGAGGTGACGTTCACCTCCCGCGAGGTCGAGCTCACCGCACACCGGGCTCCGTGGAGCCTTTGGGGCGATGCGTTCGGGCGCCTCGCGATCCGTGGGCTGCAGATCATCGTGATCGTCGCCATCGTGGCCGGCGCCATCTGGGGCATCCGCCAGGTCACGGTCGTCGTCATCCCCCTCATCCTCGCCCTCATCTTCGCCTCGGCCTTCGCGCCGGTCATGACGTGGATGCGCCGTAGAGGCGTCCCCTCGATCCTGGCGACCCTCCTCACGCTGCTCACCGTCGTCGTGCTGCTCACCGGACTCGGGTGGATCATCGTGTGGGCGGTCCGCGACCAGTGGGACGACCTCTCGTCGCAGGCGCAGGGCGGCTTCCAGCAGCTGCTCGACTGGGTCAACACGCTGCCGTTCGCCCCGACGTCGGCCCAGATCGACGAGTGGATGGGGCAGCTCGGCGACTTCGTGACGAGTGCGCAGTTCGGAAGCGGTGCCCTCGCCGGCGTGAGCGCCGTCGCGAGCTTCGTCACGGGGCTGGTCCTGATGGTCGTGATCCTGTTCTTCTTCCTCAAGGACGGCCCGCGGATGTGGGAGTTCCTGCTGCGTCCGTTCCACGGCACGTCGTACGTGCGCGCGCGGCGTATCGGCGACAAGTCGGTGCAGGTGCTCGGCTCGTACGTACGCGGCACGGCGGCGGTCGCCTTCGTCGACGCCGTCGGCATCCTGATCGGCCTGCTCATCCTGCAGGTGCCCCTGGCCATCCCGCTGGCGGTGCTGGTGTTCCTGCTCGCCTTCATCCCGATCGTCGGAGCGGTCACGGCGGGTGCGCTGGCGGCGCTGGTCGCGCTGGTGGCCAACGGACCGGTCATCGCGCTGATCGTCGTGGGCGTCGTGATCGCCGTCAATCAGCTCGAGGGCAACTTCCTGCAGCCGGTGCTCATGGGCAGGTCGATGAAGCTGCATTCGTTCGTCGTGCTGGTGGTGCTCGCCGGAGGCACCGCGATCGGCGGCATCCTCGGCACCCTTCTCGCCGTGCCGCTGACCGCGGTCGTCTGGGGAATCGTCCAGGTCTGGGACGGCCCCGACACCCCGGCGAAGTGGGCGAGGCCCAAGAAGCGAGAGCACCGGGTCGCGGCGGGCGACGCGACGGCCTGA
- the ykgO gene encoding type B 50S ribosomal protein L36 encodes MKVRASLKSLKNQPGAQVVRRRGKVFVINKLNPRFKGRQG; translated from the coding sequence GTGAAAGTCCGTGCCTCGCTCAAGTCCCTGAAGAACCAGCCCGGCGCCCAGGTCGTGCGCCGACGCGGCAAGGTGTTCGTCATCAACAAGCTCAACCCCCGATTCAAGGGGCGGCAGGGCTGA
- a CDS encoding GTP-binding protein has protein sequence MTAPRCAQTPRRATTAAITAPARGRRRAFIESAHVIAFVNWEGVETPRLAMLMALASHLNPLARIRLTRDPHEDVRAALATDTSLPVGERAGWVRMLNDEHDPHMTDRRVTTFRYEQLRPFHPERLVRALDDEIDARRWGLVLRSVGFCRLATRQGMLARWEQVGSAMWLDPLRTRDAYSCIGQEIAVTGLDLNAGALARALDDAALTDAEMDAGPEAWELFTDPLPAWPVEA, from the coding sequence GTGACGGCTCCGCGCTGCGCGCAGACGCCCCGCCGGGCGACGACCGCGGCGATCACGGCGCCCGCGCGCGGCAGGCGGCGGGCGTTCATCGAGAGCGCGCACGTCATCGCGTTCGTCAACTGGGAGGGCGTCGAGACGCCGAGACTCGCGATGCTCATGGCGCTCGCCTCGCATCTGAATCCCCTGGCCCGCATCCGTCTCACGCGCGACCCGCACGAGGACGTCCGCGCGGCGCTCGCGACGGACACATCGCTCCCCGTGGGCGAGCGCGCAGGATGGGTGCGGATGCTGAACGATGAGCACGATCCGCATATGACGGATCGCCGCGTGACGACCTTCCGCTACGAACAGCTCCGCCCGTTCCACCCGGAACGTCTCGTGCGCGCGCTCGACGACGAGATCGACGCGCGCCGATGGGGGCTCGTGCTGCGTTCGGTCGGCTTCTGCCGCCTGGCGACCCGCCAGGGCATGCTCGCGCGCTGGGAGCAGGTCGGTTCCGCCATGTGGCTCGACCCGCTCCGCACGCGCGACGCCTACAGCTGCATCGGGCAGGAGATCGCCGTCACCGGGCTCGACCTGAACGCGGGTGCGCTCGCGCGAGCCCTGGACGACGCGGCCCTGACGGATGCGGAGATGGATGCGGGCCCCGAGGCCTGGGAGCTGTTCACCGATCCGTTGCCCGCGTGGCCGGTGGAGGCGTGA
- a CDS encoding SseB family protein, which translates to MALFSRRPKPSEEPERDAAASAAAEAAPEAPTENVPHVPISVSTFGENRTPDAVPVMPEGVSAMAAARPPHLASPAAEASKDLETVPGLRDNVLLRDALAALPEKAQPVELMNVARQLLQGHVYIRVQGDARELLAKGDNLPTSVITYQEQKYMLVYSSGRALQDAVRADGDASTSALAQPVISLLRQIVAGEFGGIAVDHASRPGSAILPKPLIEKALADLDPHLAVKTLLAADRTDETAGDVADALTYAPVWVAARRGEGDRIGIAELRTTEGERILELFSHPLELVALGRGDQPAKVTPEQLARALRSDDGISGVIVNPAGPWIRLSRAQLAPVLALGA; encoded by the coding sequence ATGGCTCTCTTCTCGCGCCGACCCAAGCCCTCCGAAGAACCCGAACGGGATGCGGCCGCGTCCGCTGCGGCCGAGGCGGCACCCGAGGCGCCGACGGAGAACGTCCCCCACGTGCCGATCTCGGTCAGCACCTTCGGTGAGAACCGCACACCGGATGCGGTCCCCGTCATGCCAGAAGGCGTCTCCGCCATGGCCGCCGCCAGGCCTCCGCACCTCGCATCGCCCGCCGCCGAGGCGTCGAAAGACCTCGAGACCGTGCCGGGCCTGCGTGACAACGTCCTCTTGCGCGACGCCCTCGCGGCCTTGCCCGAGAAGGCGCAGCCGGTCGAGCTGATGAACGTCGCACGTCAGCTGCTGCAGGGGCACGTCTACATCCGCGTGCAGGGCGACGCCCGCGAACTCCTCGCCAAGGGCGACAACCTGCCGACCTCGGTGATCACGTACCAGGAGCAGAAGTACATGCTCGTGTACTCCAGCGGCCGCGCGCTGCAGGATGCGGTGCGTGCCGACGGCGACGCGTCCACCTCGGCGCTGGCACAGCCCGTGATCAGCCTGCTGCGTCAGATCGTCGCGGGCGAGTTCGGCGGCATCGCGGTCGACCACGCGTCGCGCCCCGGATCCGCCATCCTGCCGAAGCCCCTGATCGAGAAGGCCCTCGCCGACCTCGACCCGCATCTGGCCGTGAAGACGCTGCTCGCCGCGGATCGCACCGACGAGACCGCGGGCGACGTCGCCGACGCGCTCACCTACGCACCGGTCTGGGTCGCCGCGCGACGCGGCGAGGGCGACCGCATCGGCATCGCCGAACTCCGCACGACAGAGGGGGAGCGCATCCTCGAGCTCTTCTCCCACCCGCTGGAGCTCGTCGCCCTCGGCCGCGGAGACCAGCCTGCCAAGGTCACGCCCGAACAGCTCGCCCGTGCGCTGCGCTCCGACGACGGCATCTCGGGCGTGATCGTGAACCCCGCCGGACCCTGGATCCGCCTCAGCCGCGCGCAGCTCGCGCCGGTGCTCGCCCTGGGCGCCTGA
- the ligD gene encoding non-homologous end-joining DNA ligase, with the protein MASERTTVIVPGPDGDREISVSSPSREVWPAAGITKRELVDYILAVSEPFLRANGHRPVSLERFRDGIDGEAFFSKNPPKGTPDYVDAVSVTYNSGRSHPQVVLTEPAALVWAVQMNTVVFHPWASLAADPDRPVELRIDLDPQPGTDFADAAAVAPLMREVLAEAGLDSWIKTSGNRGIHLFCPIEPTHEFLDVRHAAIAAGRELARRAPERVTMNWWKEERGQRIFVDFNQTNRDRTMAGAYSPRALPDATVATPITWDELPTVDPHAFTVRTVPRRLAEIGDPWEHIARDPGHIDVLLEWWQRDLDDGLGELPFPPEFPKMPGEPPRVQPSRARSGE; encoded by the coding sequence ATGGCGAGCGAACGCACCACCGTGATCGTGCCCGGGCCCGATGGCGACCGGGAGATCTCCGTCTCGAGTCCGTCCCGCGAGGTGTGGCCGGCGGCGGGCATCACGAAGCGTGAGCTCGTCGACTACATCCTGGCCGTGTCCGAGCCGTTCCTGCGCGCGAACGGGCACCGTCCGGTATCGCTCGAGCGGTTCCGCGACGGCATCGACGGCGAGGCCTTCTTCTCGAAGAATCCGCCCAAGGGCACCCCGGACTACGTCGACGCGGTGAGCGTCACCTACAACAGCGGGCGCAGCCATCCGCAGGTCGTGCTCACCGAGCCCGCGGCGCTGGTGTGGGCCGTGCAGATGAACACGGTCGTCTTCCATCCGTGGGCCTCGCTCGCGGCCGACCCCGATCGCCCCGTCGAGCTGCGGATCGATCTCGACCCCCAGCCCGGCACGGACTTCGCGGATGCTGCCGCCGTCGCGCCGCTCATGCGCGAGGTGCTGGCGGAGGCCGGTCTCGACTCCTGGATCAAGACGAGCGGCAACCGCGGCATCCACCTCTTCTGCCCGATCGAGCCGACGCACGAGTTCCTCGATGTGCGCCATGCTGCGATCGCCGCAGGCCGGGAACTCGCCCGCCGCGCGCCCGAGCGGGTGACGATGAACTGGTGGAAGGAAGAGCGGGGGCAGCGCATCTTCGTGGACTTCAACCAGACCAATCGCGACCGGACGATGGCCGGCGCGTACAGCCCGCGGGCACTACCCGATGCGACGGTGGCCACGCCCATCACCTGGGACGAGCTGCCCACCGTCGACCCCCACGCCTTCACGGTGCGTACCGTGCCGCGCCGCCTCGCGGAGATCGGCGACCCGTGGGAGCACATCGCCCGCGACCCCGGGCACATCGACGTCCTGCTCGAGTGGTGGCAGCGCGACCTCGACGACGGCCTCGGCGAGTTGCCCTTCCCGCCCGAGTTCCCGAAGATGCCGGGGGAGCCGCCGCGCGTTCAGCCGAGCCGTGCGCGTTCGGGGGAGTGA
- a CDS encoding ATP-dependent DNA ligase, protein MLAKAVKDVPDAAGWSFEPKWDGFRVLAAWDGESVELGSRGAKPLTRYFPELVEALARVLPEPCLIDGEIVIATGPPGAQRLDWEALSQRIHPAASRVAKLADETPALLIAFDLLARGDRDLRDAPFAERRAELEDLLAGVEPPVHLTRTTADPAIARRWLAEFEGAGLDGVVAKRLDDAYQPNKRTMLKIKHARTADVVALGYRVHKSGVGVGSLLVGLYDRDGRLRNVGGVSAFTDARRRELVDELAPLVERDETGEAVTGATERSRFAASKDVSFVRLRPERVLEVRYDQLEGMRFRHTVQFERWRPDREASSCTFSQLEQVSAYDLGDVLD, encoded by the coding sequence ATGCTCGCCAAGGCGGTCAAGGACGTCCCGGATGCGGCCGGCTGGAGCTTCGAGCCCAAGTGGGACGGCTTCCGGGTGCTCGCCGCGTGGGACGGGGAGAGCGTGGAGCTGGGATCGCGGGGCGCGAAGCCGCTCACCCGGTACTTCCCCGAGCTTGTCGAGGCGCTTGCGCGGGTGCTGCCCGAGCCGTGCCTGATCGACGGCGAGATCGTCATTGCGACCGGACCCCCGGGCGCGCAGCGGCTGGACTGGGAGGCACTGAGCCAGCGCATCCACCCCGCCGCCTCCCGCGTCGCGAAGCTGGCGGACGAGACGCCCGCCCTTCTCATCGCCTTCGACCTGCTGGCTCGCGGCGACCGCGATCTGCGCGACGCACCGTTCGCCGAGCGTCGCGCCGAGCTCGAAGACCTGTTGGCGGGTGTCGAGCCACCCGTGCACCTGACCCGCACGACCGCCGATCCCGCGATCGCTCGGCGCTGGCTCGCGGAGTTCGAAGGCGCGGGTCTGGACGGCGTCGTCGCCAAGCGCCTCGACGACGCCTACCAGCCGAACAAGCGCACGATGCTGAAGATCAAGCACGCCCGCACCGCCGACGTCGTCGCACTCGGCTACCGCGTGCACAAGAGCGGCGTCGGGGTGGGCTCCCTGCTGGTCGGGCTCTATGACCGCGACGGACGCCTGCGCAACGTGGGCGGCGTGTCGGCGTTCACCGACGCGCGGCGTCGGGAGCTCGTCGACGAGCTGGCGCCGCTGGTCGAGCGCGACGAGACGGGCGAGGCGGTGACGGGCGCGACCGAGCGGTCGCGATTCGCCGCGTCCAAGGACGTGTCGTTCGTGCGGCTGCGGCCGGAGCGGGTGCTCGAGGTGCGCTACGACCAGCTCGAGGGGATGCGGTTCCGGCATACCGTGCAGTTCGAGCGCTGGCGTCCCGACCGCGAGGCGTCATCGTGTACCTTCTCACAACTGGAGCAGGTCTCGGCCTACGACCTGGGCGACGTGCTGGACTGA